Part of the Halopenitus persicus genome is shown below.
GGCGGGCAGGGCGCGCGGTTCGTGGACATGAACGGCTTCGACCAGCCGGACCTCACGACCGTGTCGGTGAAGGGGGACACGCCGCTGTCGTTTCTGAAACACACCCTCCTCGATCTCGTTCCCTCCTCGGTCCGGCGGACCCGGGAGCTCCACCGCTGGTTGGCGGCGGAGGACCCCGACGTGCTGATAACCGACGACGTCTTCGCGGGCCTGTCGGCGGCCGCCCAGGGGATCGACTTCTACCGGATCGACCACCTGACGCCGGACCTGTTCGGCCCGGCGTGGGGAACCCCGCTGCGGATATATAACGCGATCTCGCTGCTGTTCGGCGAGGGGATACTCGTGACGTCGCTGTGGCCCGACGATCCGGACCCGGCGGGGATCAGGCGAGTTGGGCCGCTCGCACAGGAGGGGAATTCCGACGGGAAGATCGACGAGTACGACGTGCTCATCAACCCGGGCACACACGGCGAGGGCTTTGCGGAGATTCGGACGCGGTTGGAGGCCGACGGCTACACGGTCAGAACGGTGGGCGACGACGACTGGGAGACGAAGCCCACGATGACGCCGTACACCGAGGCCGCCGACGTCGTGATCTGCACCGGGTTCTCCTCGATCGCGGACACGGTCGTCGCGGGGACGCCCTGCGTGATCTACCCGTTCCTTCCGTTCCAGAAGGCGATCGCGGAGCGGGCGGAACGGAAAGGGATCGAGGGGGTCGCGAAGGCCACCTCGGTTCCGGATGCCGTCCTGAAAGCGAAACGCTTCTGTGAGTCCGAGGAAAGTCCCGATTACGAGAACGGTGCTCCCGAGTTCGTGGATGCGGTCCTCGATGCATAGCCGTCCCGGCCGGCGTCGAAGCCGGACCCCAAGCCAACGGATCCGGACCGCCGGAGGCAACCGACGGAGGGTCATATGAGGATCGGGTTCTTCACTGACAGCTACTTCCCCGGAATCGACGGCGTGACGTACACGATCCGGGCCTGGCGCGAGCGCCTCGAGGAGCGTGGCCACGAGGTGTACGTTATCTACCCGGCAAGCAGCCACGAGCCGGACGACCACGAGATCCCCGTCAGGTCGTTCCCGAACCCGTTCTACGACCAGTACCGGTTCCCGACCTACCGGCGGCTGTCGACGCTGCCGGACCTGGACGTCGTCCACTGTCACGGGCCCGCCTCGACCGGAATCATGGGACGGCGGTACGCGAAGAAGACGGGCGCGAAATCGGTCTACACGCATCACACGCCCGTCGAGGATTACCTCGTGCAGGGGCTCAAACTCCCGTCCCTCGCCGCCGTCGCGTCCAGGCTGTACGTGGCCTACGAGAACCGGTTCCTCCGCTCGTTCGACTGCGTGACCGCCTCGACCTCACGGATCCGGCGGGACGTGGAGCCCCGGAAGCTCCCCGTCGGCATCGAGATGGATACCTTCCGGCCGCAGTCGGACCGACTGTTCTCGACCGACGACCCCGTCATCGGCTACAGCGGCCGGATGACCGCCAAGAAGAACGTCGACGAGATCCTCCGGCTGGCGGACGACACCCCTGACTATCGGTTCGTGCTCGTGGGCGAGGGGCCGGAGCGGGAGCCGCTGGAGCGGGCGGCCCCGGAGAACGTGACGTTTCGGGACTTCCTGCCGCGCGCGGAGTTGCCGACGTTCTACTCGTCGGTCGACGTGTTCCTCACGGCCTCGACGTGTGACACCCTCGGGCTGTCGACCCTCGAGGCGAACGCCTGCGGCACGCCGGTGGCGGCGGCCGACGTCCCGCCGTTCGACGAGACGATCGGGAACGCAAACGGCGCCCGGTTCGCGTACGGGGACGTCGACGACATGAAGCGAGCCGTCGAGGACTGTCTGCGTCACGACGCGGACACGCGGGACGCGGTTCGACGGTTCTCGATCACGCGGACCATCGACGAGCTCGAACGGATCTACGAGGTGACCGACTGATGGGCGCCGACAACGTGGACGTCTTCCAGCGGATGGTCTTCAGCCTGCCGTCGCTGAAGGTACAGATCCCCGCACTCGTCGCCTTGAGCCTGCTGTACAGCTTCGGAATGCGCCTCGCGTTCACCGTCTTCACCCCCATCCGGCTGTCAATCCCGCTCGTGCTCGTCGCGGGATCGCTCGTGTTCCTCGTTCCGTTCCTGGTTGCGGGCGAGCTCTTCCACCAGGTGTTACCCCGGTATCCGCGCTCCTGGAGCTACTTCCTTGCGCTGTTCAACCAGTTCGTCCTGTTCATCCACGGACTCATCCTTTCGGGAGCTGACACCACCGGAAACGCCTGGAGCATCGTCTGGTTGGCGTTCATCACCGTCCACGTGACCAACGTCCTGGTGTTGCTGATATCGACCGGGATCGAGTATTACAAGCGGATCCTGGTCGTTTCCTCGGTACAAACGGCGCTGCTGATCGCCGTCTTCTACCTGTTCGTCGGCGGCGCCCTGGGCATCGAGCGGTACAGGCACGCCTTCAGCCTCGCGTCGGTGGCCATCGCCGCCGTCTTCGTCGTGTTGATCCTCCTGGCCGTGGAGTACCTGATCAAGAGCAACACCGACGTCTCGGCGTTCACGCTCACGTCCGGGCTGTTACGAAACGACCGGGAGTCGCTCGATCTCGGCTTCGAGGCCGAGCCACACGTCCAGACCCTGACGATCGACAACGGCGACCGCCTGCGGCTGGCCGCCCCGTGGATCCACCCGGGTCCGCTCGGCGGGTTCGGCGGCGGTCAGCTGAGCGGCACCGTTATCTCCGAACTGAACCGGGACGGAACCGGGTTCTTCCTGCACGTTCCCTGCACGCACGAGGAGGACCTGGCCGACCCCGAGGACGCCGAGAAGGTTCTGGAGGCGGTTGCGGACCCCGAGGGCACCGGCCACGCGTCGACGTTGGTGCATCGGGACTACGGGGAGATCGAGTTCTTCGGTCGCCGGTTCGACGGGCAGACGATCGTCTTCCTCCACGCCGAGCACATCGACGACTACGACACGGGTGTGTTTATGCGGGACGTCGAGCGGTCGGACGTGCTCCTCGTGGACCTCCACAAACACGACATCCAGGAGGGGCCCGAAAAGGAGGTCCAGTACGGCACCGCCGAGGCGGACCGGCTGAAGCGGTACTTCGACGACTTCCTCGAGACCCTGGACGACGCCCCGCTGCACGACTACAGTGCAGGATTCGACGTCCACCTCGGCGACCAGGACCTGCTGGCGATGGTCGAGGTCGTCGACGGCGAGCGCACCCTCCTGATGGGCATCGACACGAACGGCGTCACGGCCGACATCCGGGACCTCGAGGCGGCGTACCGCGAGGAGTTCGACCACGTCCTGCTGTTCTCGACGGACACGCACGCCTCCATCCACGACCTGGCGAACATGACGCGATCGAACGTCGACGCGATGCGGCGCGCGGTTGCGGCCGCAACCGACGACGTCGCGCCGGCGACCATCGGCCTGACGAGCCGGACGACGCGGCCGCTACAGCTCCTCAAAAACGACTACAACGGGCTGGTCTTCAGCGTCAACATCCTCATCCGGCTGACGATCATCTCCCTGTTTTTGTTCTACTTCGTCCTGATCGTCTGGATGTTCTGACCGGGCGGTTCGGACGTCATCGGAGCGACCTACCGCACCACGTCCCTCGCGCCCGCGCCGGCCGCGTCCGAACCAACCTACGGCGTGTCGATCACGTCCGCGTCAGCCGGTCCCGCGCCGTCGAAGACGGCGACGGCACGGTCGAGACGATCCGGATCGTCCGTGGCGGGCAGCTCACGCTCGGCGGTCCGACAGGGGGCGTCGACGCCGAGCCGGTCACAGACGAGGTCGGCTGTCGATTCCGCCATCAGCCGGTGCGTGGTCAGCTTCCCGCCGACGATCGTTGCGAGGTTGGCCACGCCGTCGGCGGCGTGGTCGATCCGAACGAATCCCCGCGAGATCCCCCGACCGCCGCGGTCGACCTCGTCGGGGGCATACAGCGGGCGAACGCCCCACCACCGACGAACGATCGGGCGCTCGGCGACCGCCGGCAGCATCGCGGCGCATTCGGCGATCGTCGTCTCGACCTCCCGCTGTGGCGTTTCGTAGTCGTCCGGGTCGCGGACGGGAACGCTCGTGGTCCCGAGCACGACCTCCTCCCGGTGCGGGACGACGATGTCGCCGTCGGCGGGGGTTCGACAGCGGTTCAACACGGGGCCGAGACCGTCGTAAGCGACGGACACCATCACCCCGCGTGTCGGCTGCATCGCGACGGTTACGCCCGCCAGTTCGGCGACCGATCCCGCCCACGCACCCGCGGCGTTCACGACGTAGTCGGGCCGGATCACGTCGTCGACCCGGCCGCCGACGCGGGCTTCCGTCACCGCGCCGTCCCGGACGGTCAGCGACTCGAGGGGCGCGTGCGTGTGGATCGTCGCGCCGTGCCGATCCGCGTCGAGGGCGGTCGCGGCGACCAGCCGCGAGGGTGAGACGACCGCGTCGGGCACGCGCATCGCACGCTCGGCGTCGGCGGACAGATCCGGCACGCGGTCGCGCACGATCGTCGGGTCGACGACGTCGACCGGGATCCCGACCGACTCGCAGGCCGCCCGCTTGGCGTCGAAGTAGGCCGGGTCGTCGTCCGCAAGCTCGAGAAAGAGGCCACCCGTCTCGCGGACGCAAACGCCGGCTATCCGGCGGAGGGTCCGACTCTCCGCGAGACACTCCGTCGCGCCCTCGGGGTCCGAGTCGGCGTAGCGCGCGCCGCTGTGGAGCAGGCCGTGTGACCGACCCGTGGTCCCGGCGCAGAGCCCGTCCCGGTCGACGAGGGTCACGTCCACGCCCCGCAGCGCCAGGTCGCGGACGACGCCGACGCCGGTCGCGCCGCCGCCGACCACGAGCACCTCCGGTTCGAGCGCCATACGTCGGGTTCGTGTCGGCAGGATATGAGCGTGTTCGTCGAGGCGGCCGGATGTGAGCGCGTTCGTCGAGGCGGCAGGGGAGATCCGACGCGCGAGGCTTTTTGTGATTGGGCACCGAGTACCACGGTATGGAGATCCGAGCGGCCACGCCGAACGACGTCGAGGCGATCCGGTCGGTCGCGCGCGCATCGATGACCGATTCCTACGGTCACGCGGTCGCGGAGTCGGTGCTCTCGCGGTCCGTCGACGAGTGGTACGACGCGGAGGAGCTGGCCGCGGACGTCTCCGCCCGACGAACCGTGTTTCCGGTCGCGGTGGTCGACGACGAGGTCGTCGGGTTCGCGGAGAGCTACGTCGTCGACCGACGCGAGCGCGTGGGCGAGATCGATTGGCTCCACGTCCATCCCGACCACCGCGGTGCCGGGATCGGCCATCGGCTGCTCGCCCACGTCGAGGAGGCGCTTCGGGACCGGGACGTCGACCGGATCGAGGGGCGGGTGCTCGAGGCGAACGAGTCCGGAACGCGCTTTTACGAGGAGGAGAGCTACGACCACGCCGGGGACGAGGACATCACGATCGATAGGGAGACGTTCCGCGAGCGGATCTACACGAAGCGGCTCGGCGAGGAGCGTCCCGCCCGCGAGACGAAGACGTACACCGACGACCAGGGATCGGAGCTCTACGTCGAGTTCGAACGCGGCGAACGGGGGTCGAACGGACCGTTCTTCCCGGCGTACCGCGACCCGGACCACGAGGAGCGGTACGGCTACGTCTGCGGAAACTGTGAGGGGATCGACGTCGCGGTGGACACGATGGACCGCCTCGAGTGCCTCGACTGCGGGAACCGTCGCAAGCCCGCGCGCTGGGACGCCGCATATTTATAAGCCGACTCCGACTCCCCCGGTCGTTCCCCGTTCGAAACCCGCCGATCGCCGCGAGATCCGGGCCTGTCGTAACGCCTAAGAGCGAAACGGCCATGGTCTCGGACAATGAATACCGAACTTCGCGACCGATCTCCGAACCGACCACGGAGGCCCGACCGTGGGCGTTGAAATAAAGGAATCCCGGGTTCCGGACGGCGAGTTCGAGGAGATGAAGTCGTTCGTCCACGACTACCTCGCCGCCAGCGTCGAAAGCGAGACGGACGGCGGCCGGATGCGGTGGTACCCCTGGCACTCGGCGGAGTACCGATTCAACCACATCCTCAACGTCGTCGCCATCGCGACGCGGATCGCTCGGGCGGAGGGCGCCGACCTCGACGTCGTTCGCGTGGCCGCGCTGTTTCACGACGTGGCCAAGCTGGAGGTCGACCAGGACGTCCACGCCGAGGCTGGCGCCCGGATCGCCCGGGAGTACCTCCGGAACCGGGGCGAGTATCCCGAATCGTTCATCGAGGAGGTCACCCGGTCGATCGAGGACCACTCCTACCAGGGTGACCTCTCGAACGTCTCCCTGGAGTCACAGTGTCTGATGGAGGCGGACCTGCTCGACAAGGTCGGAGCCAACGGGGCCGCGCTGATGCTGTTGCGGATGGGCTACGAGGCGCGGACGCACATGGACGCCGCCAAGATGGTCGACCGCGTGCTCGAGCGCGGTCGCGACCACGCCGACCGAGTCCGGTCGGAGACCGCCGAGAGCATCGCCCACCAGCGGCTCAAGCGCGTGAAGTGGTTCCGCGAGTGGCTCGAGGCCGAGGTGGCGGAGATGGACCCCGAGGGCGTCACCGACCGCTGACCCCTGCCCGAAGGGGAACGACCGGTTGACCCCTGTCCGATGGGGAACGACCGGTTGACCCCTGTCCGATGGGGAACGACCGGTTGACCCCTGTCCGATGGGGAACGACCGGCTTGTCGACGCAGCCGGCCGTCCGCCCGCGAGGGGGCTTCGGTCGGTTTAAGTCCCGCACGGCGGATCCTCGATGTAATGACCGACGACGAGCAGGAACTCGGGATCACCGAGTCCAAATCACACAACACCGGCGACTGGTACGCCGAGGTCGTGCGGAAGGCGGGGCTGGCGAGCTACGGGCCCGAGGGAATGAGCGGGTTCATCGTGACCCGCCCGCGCGGCTACGCGCTCTGGGAGGCGGTCCAGAACGCGCTCGACGCGGAGTTCAAGGACACGGGGGTGCAGAACGCCTACTTCCCGGTGTTCATCCCCGAGTCGTACCTGGAGCGCGAGAAGGACGTCGTCGAGGGGTTCGACCCGGAAGTCGCCTGGGTCACCCAGGGCGGCCACGAACAGCTCGAGGAGCGACTGGCGGTGCGGCCGACCTCCGAGTCGATCATCGCGCCCTACATCTCCCAGTGGGTCCGGAGCCACCGCGACCTCCCGATGCGCGTGAACCAGTGGTGCTCGGTCGTCCGGTGGGAGGCCACCGAGACGAAGCCGTTCTTCCGCACGAAGGAGTTCCTCTGGCAGGAGGGCCACACGGCCCACGAGACGGACGAGGGGGCTTGGGAGGAGACGATGCTGCGGCTCGACCAGTACGAGTCGCTCTACGAGGACGTCCTCGCGATCCCCGTGTTGCGCGGCCAGAAGCCCTCCCACGACGCGTTCCCGGGTGCGAAGACGACGACGACCGTCGAGGCGCTGATGCCGGACGGCAAGTCGGTTCAGGGCGCGACCTCCCACCACCTCGGGCAGTCGTTCGCCGAGGCGTTCGACATCACGTTCTCGGACGCGGCGGAGGAGGAGCGGGTCGCACACACCACCTCCTGGGGCGTCTCCTGGCGCTGTCTCGGGGCGCTCATCATGACCCACTCGGACGAGCAGGGGCTCGTGCTGCCGCCGACGGTGGCCCCCACGCAGGTCGTCGTCGTCCCGATCTGGCAGTCCGACACGCGCGAGGAGGTCCTCGAGTACGCCGAGGGCGTCACGGCCGACCTGGAGGAGGCGGGCATCAGCGTCGAGCTCGACGACCGCGACGAGCGCAATCCCGGCTTCAAGTTCAACGAACACGAGCTCAACGGCGTCCCGATCCGGATCGAGATCGGCCCGAACGAGGTCGACGACGGGGAGATCACCCTCGTGCACCGGCCCGACGGCGAGAGCGTCGTCGAGGATCGGGACGACGTCGCCGACACGGTCGAGCGCCACTTCGATGAGGTCTACGCCAAGCTGTACGCCGCCGCCGAGGAGACTCTCGACGGCGCGGTCCGGGAGGCCGACGACCGCGCGGAGATCCTGGGGACGCTCGGCCGCCACGGCGGCTACGTGGAGACGCCGTGGTGCGGCGAGGAGGCCTGCGAGGAGGAGATCAAAGAGCAGATCGCCGCCGAGATCGTGATGGTCCCCTTCGAGGACGACGACGACCTGATCGGGACGGACCACGGGGAGACCTGCGGCGTCTGCGGCGACCCCGCCGAGCGGACGGCCTACTTCGCGAAGTCGTACTGACCGTCGGACCCCCGTTCGAGAACGGTCGGTCCACGACCGGGAACGCGGTGGTCGCGATCCGAGCCGGGGAAAGGGTCGAGAGAAACAGGCGAGATTTGGGAAGACCGCAGGAGCGGCTCGGGAGGACCAGACGGGATTTGAGAAACGTGTTCCAACACGGGGAATATGTTCTCTACATACTGGAATTTTGGACTGATATATGGAGACATTGACTAATTTATGACTCAAAAGTTCTATTTTTAAAGGTGTGACATTCAGCCACGAGCCCTGAACAATAATGACCTTATATTCCCTAATGGGTGGGTAAGGCTCCCTAAGTGTATCAGGGTTAGCCCTTTAAGGTAAAGGCGGTTCCGTAGGCGTATGACCAAGCCACACAGTACCACCCCCGTGCCGGACGACGGCGCGGCGGGCTCCGGGCGAGATGCGGACGAGGAGAACGCGGTCAACGGCGGCGTACGCAACACGGACGACGTACGCAACACGGACGACGTACGCAACACGGACGACGTACGCAACACGGACGACGTACGAAACACGGATGACGTACGCGACGCTGGCGGCGTCCACGGCGACGACGAAACGACCGCCGACGGCCTCGCGGACCCGACCGACGACCGGTCGAACTGCGGGGTCGGGGCGGTCGTCGACCTCGAGGGCGGCCCGAGCCACGACGTCGTCGCCGACGCGGTTCGGCTGCTCGAGAACCTCGAACACCGCGGGACGACCGGCGCCGAGAGGGACACCGGCGACGGCGCCGGGATCATGGTCCAGCGGCCGGACGCGTTCTTCCGGGAGGTCGTCGACGTCGACCTACCCGAGGAGTACGCCGTCGGCTCGCTGTTCCTCCCGCGTGACGAGCGGGCTCGCGGGGAGCTGGTCGACGTCGTCGCCGAGACGCTTTCGGAATACGGTCTCGAGCTCCTCGCGTGGCGGTCGGTCCCGACCGACAACGACGACCTCGGCGCGACGGCGCTCGAGTCGGAGCCGGACCACTGGCAGGTCTTCGTGGCGCCGACTGCCGACGCCGACCCGGCGGACCGCTTCGTCGACGCGGACGCGGATGCCGACGCCGACCGGGATCCGGCGCTGCTCGGGTTCGACCGTGCGCTCTACGTCGCCCGGAAGGCGATCGAGACGGCGGCCGGGGACGTGGACGGCAGCGGCCGCTTTTATATCGCCTCGCTCGACCGCCGCCGCGTCGTTTATAAGGGACTCCTGAAGGGCGAGCAGCTCGCCGACTACTTCCCGGATCTGCGGGACGAGCGGTTCGCCTCCCGTGCCGCGCTGGTTCACGCCCGCTTCTCGACGAACACCCTCGGCGCGTGGCATCTCGCCCATCCGTACCGCAACATCGTCCACAACGGCGAGTTCAACACGATCCAGGGGAACATCAACTGGATGCGGGCGCGGGAGACCGACGTCTCCCATCCCGGCTTCGGCGCGGCCCTCGAGACGGTGAAGCCGGTCATTGACGACCCGAACCAATCCGACACCGCCTCGGTCGACAACGCGCTCGAGCTGCTCGTGCAGACCGGCCGGGAGCTCCCGCACGTGCTCCGGATGTTGATCCCCGAGGCGTTCCGCGACGACCACCTGATGGACGCCGACCGGGCCGACTGGTACGACTACCACGCCTCGCTCGTCGAGCCCTGGGACGGCCCCGCGCTCGTGCTCGGCTTCGACGGCGACCGCGTCGCCGGCGTCCTCGACCGCAACGGCCTTCGCCCGTGCCGCTACGAGGTCACGAGCGACGACCGCCTGATCGTGGGCAGCGAGGTCGGCGCGCTGCCGACCGACCCCGCCGAGGTCGAGCGCCGCGGCCGGCTCCAGCCCGGCGAGATCTTCGTCGCCGACCTGGAGTCGGGCCGGGTCGTCCCCGACGAGGAGGTCTTCGCGGAGCTGACCGACGACCGCTACGGCGAGTGGGTCGCCGAGGAGCAGGTCGCGCTCTCCGACCTCCGCGGGACGGACGATCCCACGAGCGCCGGCATCGACGCCGGCGAGGAGGAAGCGGGTTCGAGCGGGGACGCCGGCGACGACGTCGAGGGCACCTCGCCGCTCCGTGCCCGCCAGGCCGCCTTCGGCTACACGACCGACTCGATGAATCACCTCGTCGAACCGATGGCCAGGGAGGGAAAGGACCCGGTCGGGTCGATGGGCGACGACACCCCGCTGTCGGTGCTCTCGGACGTCGACCGGCCGCTGTTCACCTACTTCAAGCAGCTGTTCGCGCAGGTGTCGAACCCGCCGATCGACTACATCCGCGAGGAGCTGGTCACCTCCCTCGAGACCCGGCTCGGCTTCCAGCGGAACCTCCTCGACGAGTCGGCCGAGCACGCGCGACAGCTCGTGTCCGGGACGCCGATCCTCACCGACGCCGAGACCGAGTCGATCAAGGCGCTCGGCGGGGGCGAGGTGAACGCCGACGCGGCGGACACGTCACACACTGCGGACGCTCCC
Proteins encoded:
- a CDS encoding glycosyltransferase, translated to MVESVAIVYWCDGAGHAARSIPVAKELESRGVDVSIAGGGQGARFVDMNGFDQPDLTTVSVKGDTPLSFLKHTLLDLVPSSVRRTRELHRWLAAEDPDVLITDDVFAGLSAAAQGIDFYRIDHLTPDLFGPAWGTPLRIYNAISLLFGEGILVTSLWPDDPDPAGIRRVGPLAQEGNSDGKIDEYDVLINPGTHGEGFAEIRTRLEADGYTVRTVGDDDWETKPTMTPYTEAADVVICTGFSSIADTVVAGTPCVIYPFLPFQKAIAERAERKGIEGVAKATSVPDAVLKAKRFCESEESPDYENGAPEFVDAVLDA
- a CDS encoding glycosyltransferase; protein product: MRIGFFTDSYFPGIDGVTYTIRAWRERLEERGHEVYVIYPASSHEPDDHEIPVRSFPNPFYDQYRFPTYRRLSTLPDLDVVHCHGPASTGIMGRRYAKKTGAKSVYTHHTPVEDYLVQGLKLPSLAAVASRLYVAYENRFLRSFDCVTASTSRIRRDVEPRKLPVGIEMDTFRPQSDRLFSTDDPVIGYSGRMTAKKNVDEILRLADDTPDYRFVLVGEGPEREPLERAAPENVTFRDFLPRAELPTFYSSVDVFLTASTCDTLGLSTLEANACGTPVAAADVPPFDETIGNANGARFAYGDVDDMKRAVEDCLRHDADTRDAVRRFSITRTIDELERIYEVTD
- a CDS encoding DUF2070 family protein, translated to MGADNVDVFQRMVFSLPSLKVQIPALVALSLLYSFGMRLAFTVFTPIRLSIPLVLVAGSLVFLVPFLVAGELFHQVLPRYPRSWSYFLALFNQFVLFIHGLILSGADTTGNAWSIVWLAFITVHVTNVLVLLISTGIEYYKRILVVSSVQTALLIAVFYLFVGGALGIERYRHAFSLASVAIAAVFVVLILLAVEYLIKSNTDVSAFTLTSGLLRNDRESLDLGFEAEPHVQTLTIDNGDRLRLAAPWIHPGPLGGFGGGQLSGTVISELNRDGTGFFLHVPCTHEEDLADPEDAEKVLEAVADPEGTGHASTLVHRDYGEIEFFGRRFDGQTIVFLHAEHIDDYDTGVFMRDVERSDVLLVDLHKHDIQEGPEKEVQYGTAEADRLKRYFDDFLETLDDAPLHDYSAGFDVHLGDQDLLAMVEVVDGERTLLMGIDTNGVTADIRDLEAAYREEFDHVLLFSTDTHASIHDLANMTRSNVDAMRRAVAAATDDVAPATIGLTSRTTRPLQLLKNDYNGLVFSVNILIRLTIISLFLFYFVLIVWMF
- a CDS encoding FAD-dependent oxidoreductase, coding for MALEPEVLVVGGGATGVGVVRDLALRGVDVTLVDRDGLCAGTTGRSHGLLHSGARYADSDPEGATECLAESRTLRRIAGVCVRETGGLFLELADDDPAYFDAKRAACESVGIPVDVVDPTIVRDRVPDLSADAERAMRVPDAVVSPSRLVAATALDADRHGATIHTHAPLESLTVRDGAVTEARVGGRVDDVIRPDYVVNAAGAWAGSVAELAGVTVAMQPTRGVMVSVAYDGLGPVLNRCRTPADGDIVVPHREEVVLGTTSVPVRDPDDYETPQREVETTIAECAAMLPAVAERPIVRRWWGVRPLYAPDEVDRGGRGISRGFVRIDHAADGVANLATIVGGKLTTHRLMAESTADLVCDRLGVDAPCRTAERELPATDDPDRLDRAVAVFDGAGPADADVIDTP
- a CDS encoding GNAT family N-acetyltransferase, with the protein product MEIRAATPNDVEAIRSVARASMTDSYGHAVAESVLSRSVDEWYDAEELAADVSARRTVFPVAVVDDEVVGFAESYVVDRRERVGEIDWLHVHPDHRGAGIGHRLLAHVEEALRDRDVDRIEGRVLEANESGTRFYEEESYDHAGDEDITIDRETFRERIYTKRLGEERPARETKTYTDDQGSELYVEFERGERGSNGPFFPAYRDPDHEERYGYVCGNCEGIDVAVDTMDRLECLDCGNRRKPARWDAAYL
- a CDS encoding HD domain-containing protein, producing the protein MGVEIKESRVPDGEFEEMKSFVHDYLAASVESETDGGRMRWYPWHSAEYRFNHILNVVAIATRIARAEGADLDVVRVAALFHDVAKLEVDQDVHAEAGARIAREYLRNRGEYPESFIEEVTRSIEDHSYQGDLSNVSLESQCLMEADLLDKVGANGAALMLLRMGYEARTHMDAAKMVDRVLERGRDHADRVRSETAESIAHQRLKRVKWFREWLEAEVAEMDPEGVTDR
- the proS gene encoding proline--tRNA ligase; translation: MTDDEQELGITESKSHNTGDWYAEVVRKAGLASYGPEGMSGFIVTRPRGYALWEAVQNALDAEFKDTGVQNAYFPVFIPESYLEREKDVVEGFDPEVAWVTQGGHEQLEERLAVRPTSESIIAPYISQWVRSHRDLPMRVNQWCSVVRWEATETKPFFRTKEFLWQEGHTAHETDEGAWEETMLRLDQYESLYEDVLAIPVLRGQKPSHDAFPGAKTTTTVEALMPDGKSVQGATSHHLGQSFAEAFDITFSDAAEEERVAHTTSWGVSWRCLGALIMTHSDEQGLVLPPTVAPTQVVVVPIWQSDTREEVLEYAEGVTADLEEAGISVELDDRDERNPGFKFNEHELNGVPIRIEIGPNEVDDGEITLVHRPDGESVVEDRDDVADTVERHFDEVYAKLYAAAEETLDGAVREADDRAEILGTLGRHGGYVETPWCGEEACEEEIKEQIAAEIVMVPFEDDDDLIGTDHGETCGVCGDPAERTAYFAKSY